A single window of Nocardia sp. NBC_01327 DNA harbors:
- a CDS encoding DUF6630 family protein, with protein sequence MRVEIDWARQELAPECVGPSLYGSPMADLPNKSVLVRTWFGDDRAWGSLVREVLTPGKEGSLAYTTLVNDPECEGLSPEALKAKHLGGAIVSFLADEITLTDPEHPILAVWVLPPQDYDRGDHKPFRVVPAELSSVDTNINDANLDWEDFANRVDTNGIYRGYADVRESDFEFSVRSIMAQRLAHLIPGAAEWVSRAESLDGIAGMAVISPDQDPQSVREQLASLNSYPTALPWDWVGALDADHADDQRVGYIKAFLEEIGEHALALGTVLASLASGEDYYLAFVTPPQFEELSRLFTAHGMSAESVRRGYPEQSALISAWARGGGRRVRTEPEAVITAAKRAEAPEETR encoded by the coding sequence TTGCGGGTCGAGATCGATTGGGCTCGGCAGGAACTGGCACCGGAGTGTGTCGGCCCCAGCCTCTATGGTTCGCCCATGGCAGACCTACCAAACAAATCGGTCCTCGTCCGCACGTGGTTCGGTGACGACCGCGCGTGGGGTTCTCTGGTCCGAGAGGTCCTCACGCCTGGAAAGGAGGGATCCCTCGCCTATACGACCCTGGTCAACGACCCGGAGTGTGAAGGCCTGAGCCCAGAAGCGCTGAAGGCGAAGCATCTGGGCGGGGCGATCGTGTCCTTCCTCGCCGACGAGATCACCCTCACCGACCCCGAGCATCCCATCCTGGCGGTCTGGGTCCTGCCACCCCAGGACTACGACCGAGGCGACCACAAGCCGTTCCGGGTCGTGCCCGCCGAGCTGTCGAGCGTGGACACCAACATCAACGACGCGAACCTGGACTGGGAGGACTTCGCGAACAGGGTTGACACAAACGGTATCTACCGCGGCTACGCGGATGTAAGGGAATCGGATTTCGAGTTCAGCGTGCGGTCCATCATGGCGCAACGACTGGCACATCTCATCCCAGGTGCCGCTGAATGGGTTAGCCGCGCCGAATCTCTGGACGGGATCGCGGGTATGGCGGTCATCTCGCCCGACCAGGATCCTCAATCTGTCCGCGAGCAGTTGGCATCGCTGAACTCCTATCCCACGGCGCTGCCCTGGGATTGGGTCGGCGCCCTCGACGCCGACCATGCCGACGACCAGCGAGTCGGCTACATCAAAGCGTTCCTCGAAGAGATCGGTGAGCACGCCCTTGCCCTCGGTACCGTCCTGGCGTCGCTGGCTTCCGGCGAAGACTACTACCTGGCCTTCGTGACGCCGCCGCAGTTCGAAGAGCTCTCGCGGCTTTTCACCGCACACGGAATGAGTGCTGAAAGCGTGCGGCGTGGCTATCCGGAACAGAGCGCCCTGATCAGCGCCTGGGCCAGAGGCGGCGGCCGCAGGGTCAGAACAGAGCCCGAAGCGGTGATCACGGCGGCCAAGCGCGCCGAGGCACCCGAGGAGACCCGTTGA
- a CDS encoding class I SAM-dependent methyltransferase gives MGDLFRGTAWHYARYRPGYPREFVDEIIRTFDLDGSGRILDLGCGTGQLTVPLAMSAGEAVGVDPESEMLIEAAAYAASAGVTNAIWVEGSSAKLPTDLGRFEVVTMGRSFHWMEREQVLAVLDKLVKEAGGLVIANDSCLVRPVTDWQQRIEEIQNRFVPTNEQRRPRFSDDYLPHEEILRRSAFPKVDRRVYEFQREWTVAQAIGYLYSTSMPLRRLLSDRDAFEREITHALTPLAADGRLFEPVSLEVFIATRR, from the coding sequence GTGGGCGATCTTTTCAGGGGTACTGCGTGGCATTATGCGCGGTACAGGCCGGGCTACCCGCGGGAGTTCGTCGATGAGATCATCCGCACCTTCGACCTCGACGGCAGTGGCCGCATACTCGATTTAGGTTGTGGCACTGGCCAATTAACCGTGCCCCTGGCCATGAGCGCGGGCGAGGCAGTCGGTGTGGACCCTGAGTCGGAGATGTTGATCGAGGCCGCAGCATACGCAGCCTCAGCCGGCGTCACGAACGCGATCTGGGTAGAAGGTAGTTCAGCGAAGCTGCCTACCGACCTGGGGCGATTTGAGGTAGTCACCATGGGCCGTTCGTTCCATTGGATGGAGCGCGAGCAGGTACTCGCCGTTCTCGACAAGCTCGTCAAGGAGGCCGGTGGCCTGGTGATCGCCAACGACAGTTGTCTCGTGCGTCCGGTCACGGACTGGCAGCAGAGGATCGAAGAGATCCAAAACCGTTTCGTGCCAACAAATGAGCAGCGACGACCGAGGTTCTCTGACGACTACCTTCCACACGAGGAGATACTGCGTCGTTCGGCCTTCCCGAAGGTCGATCGACGAGTATACGAATTCCAGCGGGAGTGGACGGTGGCGCAGGCCATCGGCTACCTGTATTCCACCTCGATGCCACTGCGGCGACTGTTGAGCGACCGCGACGCCTTCGAACGGGAGATCACTCACGCACTGACTCCTCTCGCGGCTGACGGGCGACTTTTCGAACCGGTGAGTCTTGAAGTCTTTATCGCAACCAGACGTTGA
- a CDS encoding transglutaminase domain-containing protein, with protein sequence MRHDSASREQGAASIWRRFQLECLGFRSMKELLDYVTASLLTNLDGIDPIVFGSVPTEVVEICRLASTLVIQPHEAQVLGLSAERFGENQIRHADRLIAALLELDPAPLDVARDRSRRVIGTCRHFAVISCALLRHRGFASRVRCGFATYFQPGQGVDHWITEYRDKTHGRWVRIDSEILGQGILEHPEDLDAGEFLSGGEAWVAFRDGHLDAATFGVYGTENWGPAEIRGNAIKDLAALNKFEMLPWDEWGRMTASYNGETGPDYDDLIDTIAATCIRDDTAEIMDLYALEELRVPAELLP encoded by the coding sequence ATGCGCCATGATAGTGCGTCGAGGGAACAGGGGGCGGCCTCGATATGGCGACGTTTTCAGTTGGAATGCTTAGGCTTTCGAAGCATGAAGGAGTTGCTGGACTATGTCACCGCGAGCTTGCTGACGAACTTGGACGGTATCGACCCGATTGTGTTCGGATCGGTCCCCACCGAGGTGGTCGAGATCTGTCGGCTGGCATCGACCCTGGTCATCCAGCCACACGAGGCGCAGGTTCTGGGGTTGTCCGCGGAGCGATTCGGCGAGAACCAGATTCGGCACGCCGATCGTCTTATCGCGGCGCTGCTGGAGTTGGACCCTGCCCCACTCGACGTCGCCCGCGACCGGTCTCGTCGAGTCATCGGAACGTGCCGTCATTTCGCCGTGATCAGCTGCGCGCTACTGCGCCATCGCGGCTTTGCTTCCCGAGTGCGGTGTGGCTTCGCCACCTACTTCCAGCCTGGTCAAGGGGTCGACCACTGGATCACCGAGTACCGAGACAAGACTCATGGTCGCTGGGTTCGCATCGATTCCGAGATCTTGGGGCAAGGCATCCTGGAGCATCCGGAGGATCTCGACGCTGGTGAATTCCTCAGTGGCGGCGAGGCCTGGGTCGCGTTCCGAGACGGTCACCTCGACGCCGCGACATTCGGCGTCTACGGAACGGAGAATTGGGGACCGGCCGAGATCAGGGGCAATGCGATCAAAGACCTTGCCGCGCTGAACAAGTTCGAGATGCTTCCCTGGGATGAGTGGGGTCGAATGACGGCGTCCTACAACGGCGAAACCGGCCCCGACTACGACGACCTGATCGACACGATCGCAGCGACGTGTATCCGGGACGACACCGCCGAGATCATGGATCTCTACGCGCTGGAGGAGTTGAGGGTGCCCGCAGAGCTGCTTCCATGA
- a CDS encoding DUF6301 family protein yields the protein MHADIDGGVRVITLAAGFEWSWTKKDVKSFCKRASWDIQSRDEYGAILRTTLGVNPSISHVTYDPAFLKRHGKSQQQILQVSVYVTDLLDPDMPDIDIFLVDKFAELSALIDIELGEPTRRSPGYQPEIAWYLPHAAIVLAAGSRFLQIDVVNPTYQAWWDRQDDDGDDDLDELLEPDESGDEVENGPLSGPLEWNDYISALAATLWLMPEDGRLELVIASGVVRFTLVDYQLSCEIVLNENAMIITHEAQSIISPNLWDASNDGSVIIWKYKLTWPSAFEKYELAAAGVVEIIHKVCRVDHTSDIVVEAWNPSGDAPDISRLGVVEYFD from the coding sequence ATGCACGCTGACATCGACGGTGGTGTCCGAGTCATAACCCTCGCAGCGGGTTTTGAGTGGTCTTGGACAAAGAAAGATGTCAAGAGCTTTTGCAAGCGTGCAAGCTGGGACATTCAGTCGCGTGATGAGTACGGCGCCATCCTTCGCACGACGCTTGGCGTGAATCCTTCCATCTCGCATGTGACATATGATCCGGCTTTCCTGAAGCGACATGGCAAGAGTCAGCAACAAATTCTCCAAGTCTCCGTCTACGTGACCGATCTATTGGATCCGGACATGCCAGACATCGATATTTTTCTTGTAGATAAATTCGCAGAGCTATCGGCGCTGATCGATATCGAACTTGGAGAGCCCACAAGGCGTAGCCCGGGCTATCAACCCGAGATCGCTTGGTATCTACCGCATGCAGCAATCGTCTTGGCGGCTGGCAGCCGATTTCTTCAAATAGACGTTGTGAACCCCACGTACCAAGCATGGTGGGATCGCCAGGACGACGACGGGGACGACGATCTGGATGAACTTCTTGAACCAGACGAGAGCGGAGATGAAGTTGAGAATGGGCCACTCAGTGGCCCATTGGAATGGAATGACTATATTTCCGCGCTGGCTGCTACCTTGTGGTTGATGCCGGAGGATGGACGACTTGAGCTAGTTATCGCGAGTGGAGTAGTCCGGTTCACTCTCGTTGACTATCAATTGAGTTGTGAGATAGTTCTCAATGAAAATGCTATGATTATCACACATGAGGCGCAGTCGATTATTTCTCCAAACCTATGGGATGCATCCAATGATGGTAGCGTCATTATTTGGAAGTATAAATTGACCTGGCCCAGCGCTTTTGAGAAATACGAGCTCGCCGCAGCGGGGGTCGTGGAGATTATTCACAAGGTCTGTCGGGTTGACCATACATCCGACATAGTCGTCGAAGCGTGGAACCCCTCAGGTGATGCGCCTGACATATCACGGCTGGGTGTCGTCGAATACTTCGATTGA
- a CDS encoding GNAT family N-acetyltransferase, translated as MSQLPTLSVDRIAAERVLLRKAQNTDRDRLIELRTDPQVGAYIGGPLPRQRVEQYLDEIGGAANATATPGTFIIADKATDDLLGTFELKRRPADWPGHVTDTGEELELGYLMRPDAWGAGLACEAATAVLCVAAEELQDQPVLISTQTANERSLRLAIRLGFQPVGTFEWFDAEQTLCLANLHSFKA; from the coding sequence ATGAGCCAGTTGCCGACGTTGTCGGTGGACAGGATTGCAGCGGAGCGAGTTCTGCTGCGCAAGGCACAGAACACCGATCGGGACAGGCTCATCGAGTTACGCACCGACCCGCAGGTCGGAGCCTATATCGGTGGGCCGCTTCCACGGCAGCGTGTCGAGCAGTACCTCGACGAGATCGGCGGCGCAGCCAACGCGACGGCCACGCCCGGCACATTCATCATCGCCGACAAGGCCACCGACGACCTTCTCGGGACATTCGAACTCAAACGGCGACCAGCCGACTGGCCAGGACACGTCACCGATACCGGTGAAGAACTGGAACTGGGTTACCTGATGCGCCCCGACGCCTGGGGAGCCGGACTGGCGTGCGAGGCCGCCACTGCGGTGTTATGCGTTGCGGCGGAGGAGCTTCAGGATCAGCCGGTTCTTATCTCGACACAGACAGCCAATGAGCGCTCGCTCAGACTCGCGATCCGTCTGGGCTTCCAGCCGGTCGGCACGTTTGAATGGTTCGACGCCGAGCAGACCCTGTGCCTGGCCAACCTCCACTCGTTCAAGGCGTGA
- a CDS encoding YbhB/YbcL family Raf kinase inhibitor-like protein has translation MNYNPYALALPAIEFDLRSDDFENGGALPASCYNTEAGANRSPALAWSGLPDGTRSLVITAFDADAPIPGGLWHWAIKDVPAAAGSIKADAGASGGSNLPAGALTLTNDLGQAAYSGVRPPPGTGTHRLFVCATALSVDHLELPPAASLAMLNIVMIPHTLGRAVIVGTSDAPA, from the coding sequence ATGAACTACAACCCGTACGCATTGGCCTTGCCCGCCATCGAATTCGACTTGCGCAGTGATGATTTCGAGAACGGCGGAGCCCTCCCGGCGTCCTGCTACAACACCGAGGCCGGTGCCAACCGATCTCCCGCACTGGCCTGGTCGGGCTTACCCGACGGCACCCGAAGCCTGGTCATCACCGCCTTCGACGCCGATGCACCCATCCCCGGCGGACTCTGGCATTGGGCGATCAAGGACGTGCCCGCCGCCGCAGGAAGCATCAAAGCCGACGCCGGGGCGAGCGGTGGCAGTAACCTGCCCGCCGGCGCCCTCACCCTGACGAATGATCTGGGGCAAGCGGCATACTCCGGGGTCCGGCCGCCGCCCGGCACCGGCACCCACCGCCTATTCGTCTGCGCGACAGCACTTTCGGTCGATCATTTGGAATTGCCACCCGCCGCCAGCCTTGCGATGCTCAACATCGTGATGATCCCGCACACTCTCGGCCGAGCGGTCATCGTCGGAACAAGCGACGCACCTGCCTGA
- a CDS encoding MarR family winged helix-turn-helix transcriptional regulator yields MADAEQLRVAVGKFVRRARSVDTMPAGQATVLGHLRRDGPLAIVALADRERVRHQTMARTVRLLADQGLVDVAADTSDKRRVIVTLSSEGSARLDDERTSRAAWIARVAQRELTDRERAVLKSLPAVLEKLLTGGM; encoded by the coding sequence GTGGCCGACGCCGAGCAACTTCGTGTCGCCGTCGGGAAATTCGTGCGCCGCGCCAGAAGCGTCGACACGATGCCGGCGGGGCAGGCCACCGTGCTCGGTCATCTGCGCAGGGATGGACCGCTGGCGATCGTGGCCCTGGCGGACCGGGAGCGTGTCCGCCACCAGACGATGGCTCGGACGGTGCGGCTGCTGGCGGACCAGGGATTGGTGGACGTCGCGGCCGATACCAGCGACAAGAGGCGTGTCATCGTGACACTGTCGAGCGAGGGCAGCGCCCGACTCGACGATGAACGAACGAGTCGAGCGGCATGGATCGCGCGGGTCGCGCAGCGGGAACTGACCGATCGGGAGCGGGCAGTCCTCAAAAGCCTTCCCGCAGTTCTCGAGAAACTCCTCACCGGCGGCATGTGA
- a CDS encoding glyoxalase: MEINANTSTDINIHLEVADPQAAAATYDAAFGLGERLGFRTSSAPTTGFRGFILSLVVSQPSTVDSLVGTAIEAGFTVLKPAKKSMWGYSAVVQAPEGTIWKIATSNKKDVGPFTREIDDLVLLMGVSDVKGSKQFYADRGLTPSKSFGGKYAEFAQPGSPVTLALYPRKAAAKEAGVSLEGGGSHGLVMNSGIGSFADPDGYVWEATA, translated from the coding sequence ATGGAAATCAACGCAAACACCAGCACCGACATCAACATTCACCTCGAGGTCGCCGATCCCCAGGCCGCTGCCGCCACCTACGACGCCGCGTTCGGACTGGGTGAACGGCTCGGCTTCCGGACCTCCTCGGCCCCGACGACCGGCTTCCGCGGATTCATTCTGTCGCTGGTGGTGTCCCAGCCCTCCACTGTCGACAGCCTCGTCGGCACCGCGATCGAGGCCGGATTCACCGTCCTCAAGCCTGCGAAGAAGAGCATGTGGGGTTACAGCGCGGTGGTGCAGGCGCCGGAGGGGACGATCTGGAAGATCGCCACCTCGAACAAGAAGGACGTCGGCCCCTTCACCCGCGAAATCGACGACCTGGTGCTGCTGATGGGCGTCTCGGATGTGAAGGGCAGCAAGCAGTTCTACGCCGATCGCGGTTTGACGCCGTCGAAGAGCTTCGGCGGCAAGTACGCCGAGTTCGCACAGCCCGGCTCGCCGGTCACCTTGGCCTTGTACCCGCGTAAGGCCGCCGCCAAGGAAGCGGGAGTCTCCTTGGAAGGCGGTGGTTCGCACGGCCTGGTCATGAACAGCGGTATCGGTTCGTTCGCCGATCCGGACGGGTACGTGTGGGAGGCAACGGCCTGA
- a CDS encoding helix-turn-helix domain-containing protein, with translation MVTGSTLARRALGRELKKLRDAKGMKQSEGGRIIGVSPQTIGRMEDGLPTKVSDLYINALCDGYGANDEQRTALLELALEVRTMAKSGGGWWRAYADELNVGFDHYIGLEEAARKLVIWRGSVVPGVLQTPEYRRAIAWTESPALTPEQVERRVQMAMQRQKRLLDPDFTVEVVLSEFVLRDQIGGPRVVADQLRKLAEIAQLPNVTIRTVPFDSSGHLGSLVGPFALLEFPKLPATGLIEPPVIFVEGFAGDLYLEREPELRRYRDAFTEISRVALDEDTTRQLILSIAKEHGQ, from the coding sequence ATGGTTACCGGATCTACCCTCGCGCGAAGGGCTTTGGGCCGGGAATTGAAGAAGCTTCGAGACGCGAAGGGGATGAAGCAGTCCGAGGGCGGCAGGATTATCGGCGTTTCTCCGCAGACGATCGGACGCATGGAGGACGGGCTACCCACCAAGGTGTCGGACCTGTACATCAACGCCCTGTGCGATGGGTACGGGGCGAACGACGAACAGCGGACTGCCTTGCTGGAGCTAGCTCTGGAAGTCCGCACTATGGCGAAATCCGGGGGCGGCTGGTGGCGCGCATACGCCGACGAGCTCAACGTCGGTTTCGACCACTACATAGGACTGGAAGAGGCGGCCCGAAAACTCGTAATCTGGCGGGGCAGCGTGGTCCCGGGGGTACTTCAGACTCCCGAGTACCGCCGTGCGATCGCGTGGACCGAATCACCTGCACTGACGCCTGAGCAGGTAGAAAGACGCGTTCAGATGGCCATGCAGCGTCAGAAACGGTTACTCGACCCCGATTTCACCGTTGAGGTCGTCCTGTCGGAGTTCGTTCTTCGCGACCAGATCGGTGGACCTAGAGTGGTCGCCGACCAGCTCCGCAAGCTTGCTGAGATCGCCCAACTGCCCAACGTCACCATCCGCACAGTGCCGTTCGACAGCTCCGGACACCTCGGTTCACTGGTGGGACCCTTTGCGCTGCTGGAATTTCCGAAGCTTCCCGCCACAGGCCTGATAGAACCGCCGGTGATCTTTGTCGAGGGATTCGCCGGAGACCTCTATCTGGAGCGAGAGCCCGAATTGCGGCGATATCGCGACGCTTTCACCGAGATCAGCCGGGTAGCGTTGGACGAGGACACAACAAGGCAGCTCATACTGTCGATAGCCAAGGAGCATGGCCAGTGA
- a CDS encoding DUF397 domain-containing protein: protein MTTDLSGAQWFKSSRSSSSGGDCVEAAHLGGGQVGVRDSKDPGGPALVFAPNQWDTFNAAVQAGKFDQA from the coding sequence GTGACTACCGATCTATCTGGAGCCCAGTGGTTCAAATCAAGCCGTAGCAGCAGCTCAGGCGGGGATTGCGTCGAGGCCGCGCATCTGGGCGGCGGCCAGGTCGGGGTGCGGGACTCGAAGGATCCAGGCGGACCGGCTCTCGTGTTCGCCCCGAACCAATGGGACACCTTCAATGCCGCCGTTCAGGCGGGCAAGTTCGACCAGGCGTAG
- a CDS encoding TIGR03118 family protein — translation MNGRWNAAPVRKNLMRITAVGAALLLAAACSKSEPDATDVKSLDGNHYSQINLAANKDSYKAQFTYPDMVNAWGIADRPKGAGGHFWVGAGGKSFQFVGDVTKSQDPKYQKMFQDPLKVVTVPGADAVVGDDDDSEGKTTGVIFNPAPITSDIFAVHDQPVSYDGKDEKLTGSARFIFATDSGKISGWTEQGATPGAVVRHDGPAVLEFDGTAQGMSFKGISLSPDGSKLIAADFGSDPQVRTFDKDWKLVSTTGFANPFATGDAVDPADANKGKKVKICDPAPFNVATIGNRIFVTYAITQADEKDATKIYKGEENKLDKDQEVSAKGKPEKGKVAEFDASGKLVRTLDDGGRFNAPWGVALAPQGFGPLSGKLLVGNFGGAGRLLAFDDSTGKFQDYARDADGKPIAIDGLWGLLFGNGESLGDADALYFTAGPKDETDGLFGSLRLK, via the coding sequence TTGAACGGACGCTGGAACGCCGCCCCGGTGCGCAAGAACCTGATGCGCATTACCGCGGTCGGCGCGGCGCTATTGCTCGCTGCGGCCTGCTCGAAATCGGAGCCGGACGCCACCGATGTGAAGTCGCTTGACGGAAACCATTATTCGCAGATCAATCTGGCTGCGAACAAGGATTCCTACAAGGCGCAGTTCACCTACCCCGATATGGTGAATGCCTGGGGCATTGCCGATCGTCCCAAGGGCGCGGGCGGGCACTTCTGGGTCGGCGCGGGCGGCAAGTCCTTCCAGTTCGTCGGTGATGTCACCAAATCGCAGGATCCCAAGTACCAGAAGATGTTCCAGGATCCGCTGAAGGTCGTCACCGTGCCCGGCGCGGATGCCGTGGTCGGCGATGACGACGACAGTGAGGGCAAGACGACCGGCGTCATCTTCAATCCGGCGCCCATCACCTCCGATATCTTCGCCGTGCACGATCAGCCGGTCAGCTATGACGGCAAGGATGAAAAGCTCACCGGCTCGGCGCGTTTCATTTTCGCCACCGACTCCGGCAAGATCTCCGGCTGGACCGAACAGGGCGCCACGCCCGGCGCGGTCGTGCGGCACGACGGTCCGGCCGTGCTCGAATTCGACGGCACCGCACAGGGAATGAGCTTCAAGGGCATTTCCCTGAGCCCCGACGGCAGCAAGCTGATCGCCGCCGACTTCGGCTCCGACCCGCAGGTCCGCACCTTCGACAAGGACTGGAAGCTGGTGTCCACCACCGGTTTCGCCAATCCCTTCGCCACCGGTGACGCCGTCGATCCGGCCGACGCGAACAAGGGCAAGAAGGTCAAGATCTGCGATCCCGCGCCGTTCAATGTCGCCACCATCGGCAACCGCATCTTCGTCACCTACGCGATCACGCAGGCCGACGAGAAGGACGCCACCAAGATCTACAAGGGCGAAGAGAACAAGCTCGACAAGGATCAGGAAGTCTCCGCCAAGGGCAAGCCCGAAAAGGGCAAGGTCGCCGAGTTCGACGCCAGCGGCAAGCTGGTCCGCACCCTCGATGACGGCGGCCGTTTCAACGCCCCCTGGGGCGTGGCCCTCGCTCCCCAGGGCTTCGGCCCGCTCTCCGGAAAGCTGCTGGTAGGCAACTTCGGCGGCGCCGGCCGCCTGCTCGCCTTCGACGATTCCACCGGCAAGTTCCAGGACTACGCCCGCGACGCCGACGGCAAGCCCATCGCCATCGACGGCCTCTGGGGCCTGCTCTTCGGCAATGGCGAAAGCCTCGGCGACGCCGACGCCCTGTACTTCACCGCCGGCCCGAAGGACGAGACCGACGGATTGTTCGGCAGCCTGCGCCTGAAGTAG
- a CDS encoding sulfotransferase family protein yields MSARTSVGTVEDLHASATRVCGLEDFGSDDYLEGLSVLLESYQRDAGLTELGSKMSRYFLRGALVARALSEASWKANPGYAETSVTRPIFVTGLPRTGTTALHRLLAADPGHQALEMWLADFPQPRPPRDTWADNPIYQRIDAGFAQHRIENPEFMGVHYMSAADVEECWQLLRQTLKSIAYESLAYLPTYSQWLRKQDWTDSYTRHKKNLQLIGLGDSRRWVLKNPSHLFALDALMAVYPDALIIQTHRDPVTIVGSSCSLSDQAAAGWSTTFVGDKIGETQLELWSRGLREFTAARARYNPEQFIDIEFDELRADPMGTVEKIYTAFGLEFSDPARASMGSLDEESKSGDRKPVHRYSLADYGLTEDRVRAAFDV; encoded by the coding sequence ATGAGCGCACGCACCTCCGTCGGCACCGTCGAGGATCTGCACGCCTCGGCCACCCGGGTCTGCGGCCTCGAAGATTTCGGCTCGGACGACTACCTGGAGGGCCTGAGCGTCCTGCTGGAGTCGTACCAGCGCGATGCCGGGCTCACCGAGCTCGGCTCGAAGATGAGCCGGTACTTCCTGCGCGGGGCACTCGTCGCCCGGGCACTGAGCGAGGCCTCCTGGAAGGCCAACCCCGGGTATGCCGAAACCTCGGTCACCAGGCCGATTTTCGTGACCGGGCTGCCGCGCACCGGCACCACCGCACTGCATCGGCTGCTGGCCGCCGACCCCGGCCATCAGGCGCTGGAGATGTGGCTGGCGGACTTCCCGCAGCCGCGGCCGCCGCGCGACACCTGGGCCGACAATCCCATCTACCAGCGCATCGACGCCGGATTCGCGCAGCACCGCATCGAGAATCCGGAATTCATGGGCGTGCACTACATGAGCGCCGCCGACGTGGAGGAGTGCTGGCAGCTGCTGCGGCAGACGCTCAAATCCATCGCCTACGAGTCGCTGGCGTATCTGCCGACGTACTCGCAGTGGCTGCGCAAGCAGGACTGGACCGACTCCTACACGCGGCACAAGAAGAATCTGCAGCTCATCGGGCTCGGTGACAGCCGGCGCTGGGTGCTCAAGAATCCGAGCCACCTGTTCGCGCTGGATGCGCTCATGGCGGTGTACCCGGATGCGCTCATCATCCAGACCCATCGTGATCCGGTGACGATCGTCGGATCCTCGTGCAGCCTTTCCGATCAGGCGGCGGCGGGCTGGTCCACCACCTTCGTCGGCGACAAGATCGGTGAGACGCAGCTGGAACTGTGGTCGCGCGGGCTGCGCGAATTCACCGCCGCGCGGGCGCGCTACAACCCGGAGCAGTTCATCGATATCGAATTCGACGAGCTGCGGGCCGATCCGATGGGGACGGTCGAGAAGATCTATACCGCCTTCGGGCTGGAGTTCTCCGATCCGGCGCGCGCCTCGATGGGTTCGCTCGACGAGGAGAGCAAGAGCGGTGACCGCAAGCCGGTGCACCGGTACTCGCTGGCCGATTACGGTCTGACCGAAGACCGGGTCAGGGCCGCATTCGACGTCTGA
- a CDS encoding SDR family oxidoreductase, whose protein sequence is MTRLKTGLLNDKVVVMSGVGPGLGRSICLEAAAAGAKVVLAARTESKLKEVAAEIEAEGGETLCVPTDITDDEQVQNLLARSVETFGKVDVLVNNAFSVPSMKPLARTDFQQIRDSIELTVLGGLRMTQAFTEVLTETKGNVVMINSAVLRHSEPRYGSYKVAKSALLALSQTLSTELGEKGIRVNTVAPGYIWTEQLKWYFGEIAKKYGITQEQVYQQTASKSDLKRLPLPDEIAQAVVFLASPWANAITGQTLDVNCGEYHV, encoded by the coding sequence ATGACCAGGCTCAAAACGGGACTGCTCAACGACAAGGTTGTCGTCATGAGCGGCGTCGGACCGGGCCTGGGCCGGTCCATCTGCCTGGAGGCCGCGGCGGCGGGCGCGAAGGTCGTGCTCGCAGCGCGTACCGAATCCAAGCTGAAGGAGGTCGCGGCCGAGATCGAGGCCGAGGGCGGTGAGACGCTCTGCGTGCCTACCGATATCACCGACGACGAGCAGGTGCAGAACCTGCTCGCGCGCAGCGTGGAGACCTTCGGCAAGGTTGATGTGCTGGTGAACAACGCGTTTTCGGTACCGTCCATGAAGCCGCTGGCGCGCACCGACTTCCAGCAGATTCGCGACAGCATCGAACTCACGGTGCTCGGCGGGCTGCGCATGACGCAGGCGTTCACCGAGGTCCTCACCGAGACCAAGGGCAATGTCGTCATGATCAATTCGGCGGTGCTGCGGCACTCCGAGCCGCGCTACGGCAGTTACAAGGTCGCCAAGTCGGCGCTGCTTGCCCTGTCGCAGACCCTGTCGACCGAACTGGGGGAGAAGGGTATTCGCGTCAATACCGTTGCTCCCGGCTACATTTGGACCGAGCAGTTGAAGTGGTACTTCGGCGAGATCGCCAAGAAGTACGGGATCACGCAGGAGCAGGTGTACCAGCAGACCGCTTCCAAGTCCGATCTCAAGCGGCTGCCGCTGCCCGACGAGATCGCCCAGGCCGTCGTCTTCCTGGCCTCGCCGTGGGCCAATGCCATCACCGGCCAGACCCTCGACGTCAACTGCGGCGAGTACCACGTCTGA